A section of the Acanthochromis polyacanthus isolate Apoly-LR-REF ecotype Palm Island chromosome 1, KAUST_Apoly_ChrSc, whole genome shotgun sequence genome encodes:
- the LOC110971337 gene encoding amphoterin-induced protein 2-like, with amino-acid sequence MHPIVPELLGETNVGGSRWNPAVLFLLCFGFLPSVATCPPYCLCASDIISCCGSNLSTLPSDLPSYATRLDLSHNALTALRVDWISQPFDRLATLVLSKNSISRIEVNTFNVTLHLLHLDLSSNQLTVLNSSIFTGLRELKELLLFGNRIVQINPGAFSDLHSLQKLYLSTNRLTAFPLGLYEEPGGPRNLTFLDLSSNKLSKVPVQSLLLITRHGGIYLQENPLVCDCALLALLEYWMWKQYRPLVDFRTEYPCREGAGTGLNCTQQGVSDMSLEAQTYQVEPGRWLRVPCPGLNLPVQEGVVVFWITPQIALNSSVSNPSGHLIVLPNGTLEIQGALMEDSGTYGCVVARGRHFDPSEPLEVSVVVGNLSTTSTSELAHSGGEHFNTAFTTLASCVVSIILVMLYLYLTPCRCRDNRGGSRGCGGRAITLCSDPREVESGQRRSNGKRVAFLEPQAEDSSIDGPKTPAVNLDHVNPEGILKNGSRTVEQNFTDAAHMA; translated from the coding sequence ATGCATCCCATTGTGCCAGAGCTTTTAGGCGAGACCAATGTTGGAGGCAGTCGGTGGAACCCTGCCGTGCTCTTCCTTCTGTGTTTTGGCTTCCTTCCCTCTGTGGCCACTTGCCCACCCTACTGCCTTTGTGCAAGCGATATCATTTCCTGCTGCGGCAGCAATCTGTCCACACTGCCCTCTGATCTACCAAGCTATGCCACACGACTGGACCTGAGCCACAACGCCCTCACCGCCCTGCGGGTAGACTGGATTTCCCAACCGTTTGACCGACTTGCTACTCTGGTTCTCAGCAAGAACTCCATAAGCCGAATTGAGGTGAACACCTTCAACGTGACGCTGCATCTTCTCCACCTGGACCTCTCATCCAACCAGCTGACAGTGTTGAACTCATCCATCTTCACTGGGTTGAGGGAACtgaaagagctgctgctgtttggcaACCGGATCGTCCAGATCAACCCAGGGGCCTTCAGCGACCTTCACAGCTTGCAGAAACTCTATCTCTCTACCAACCGACTGACTGCCTTCCCTCTGGGGCTTTACGAGGAACCTGGAGGGCCTCGAAACCTGACCTTTCTCGACCTGTCAAGCAACAAGCTCTCCAAGGTGCCCGTCCAGAGCCTGTTACTTATTACCCGACATGGAGGAATTTATTTGCAGGAAAACCCTCTGGTTTGTGACTGTGCATTGCTCGCCTTGTTGGAGTATTGGATGTGGAAACAGTATCGTCCTCTGGTGGATTTCAGAACTGAATACCCATGTAGAGAAGGTGCAGGTACAGGGCTGAATTGTACGCAGCAGGGAGTGTCGGACATGTCTCTTGAGGCTCAGACCTACCAAGTAGAGCCTGGAAGATGGTTGAGAGTGCCATGCCCAGGGTTGAATTTGCCTGTCCAGGAGGGTGTGGTGGTGTTCTGGATTACCCCCCAGATTGCACTGAATTCATCAGTCAGTAATCCAAGTGGTCACCTAATAGTCCTCCCCAATGGCACCCTTGAAATCCAAGGAGCACTGATGGAAGATTCTGGTACATACGGGTGTGTGGTAGCCCGCGGGCGCCACTTTGACCCCAGTGAACCTCTGGAGGTGAGCGTGGTGGTTGGAAACTTAAGCACTACATCCACCAGTGAATTGGCACACAGCGGCGGTGAACATTTCAACACTGCGTTCACCACCCTTGCTTCCTGTGTAGTCAGCATCATTCTGGTGATGCTTTACCTCTACCTCACACCCTGTCGCTGTCGCGACAACAGGGGAGGCTCAAGAGGATGCGGTGGAAGAGCCATTACCCTCTGCTCGGACCCGAGGGAGGTAGAATCAGGACAGCGGCGGTCAAATGGAAAGAGGGTGGCTTTCTTAGAGCCTCAGGCTGAGGACTCCAGTATTGATGGCCCAAAAACGCCAGCAGTGAACCTGGATCATGTTAACCCTGAAGGAATTCTCAAGAATGGAAGTAGGACAGTGGAACAGAACTTCACAGACGCTGCTCACATGGCATAG